In one window of Anaeromyxobacter diazotrophicus DNA:
- a CDS encoding serine/threonine-protein kinase gives MSTGMDDTVPAPPPFGANEEGVPLGAEVGEYLVLGFLGAGAHGGVYLAEHRLAGHRAAVKILHRDAAESSEITARFILEARAVNQIRHPGIVDIYDIDTLPDGRPFCVMELLAGRTLHALLLERAPLLPAEAVGYLTPVCEALQAAHEAGVVHRDVKASNVMLVSEGTAPQVKLLDFGVAKLLEPGAGGLTAVGQRIGTPASMSPEQIRGAPIDLRADVYALGVLLHRMLTGQLPFDSPDPAEVERMHLEAAPPRPSALAPVPPAFDAVVARCLEKDRERRWPSAMAVAEAARAALGDAPASALQTAPAVAVHVGVKPRGSADMESLTAQADVGDAAEAALREAGYALTLGTAGSVLGVRLLPAEPEAASAARTEAVAWACALAAGLTRPALAVMVCVHAADAAVRAGAAGPEVVGGPICELDRWLPEGGAGFVATPAALAGRPG, from the coding sequence ATGAGCACGGGCATGGACGACACGGTCCCCGCGCCGCCGCCGTTCGGGGCGAACGAGGAGGGCGTCCCCCTCGGCGCCGAGGTGGGCGAGTACCTGGTGCTGGGCTTCCTCGGGGCGGGCGCGCACGGCGGCGTCTACCTGGCGGAGCACCGGCTGGCCGGGCACCGCGCCGCGGTCAAGATCCTCCACCGGGACGCGGCGGAGTCGAGCGAGATCACGGCCCGCTTCATCCTCGAGGCGCGGGCCGTGAACCAGATCCGGCACCCGGGGATCGTCGACATCTACGACATCGACACCCTCCCCGACGGCCGGCCGTTCTGCGTGATGGAGCTGCTCGCGGGGCGGACGCTGCACGCGCTGCTCCTCGAGCGCGCGCCGCTCCTCCCCGCGGAGGCGGTCGGCTACCTGACGCCGGTCTGCGAGGCGCTGCAGGCCGCGCACGAGGCGGGCGTCGTCCACCGCGACGTCAAGGCCAGCAACGTCATGCTGGTGTCGGAGGGGACCGCGCCGCAGGTGAAGCTCCTCGACTTCGGGGTGGCGAAGCTGCTCGAGCCGGGGGCGGGCGGGCTCACCGCCGTCGGGCAGCGGATCGGGACGCCCGCCTCGATGTCGCCGGAGCAGATCCGGGGGGCGCCCATCGACCTGCGCGCCGACGTCTACGCGCTCGGCGTGCTCCTGCACCGGATGCTCACCGGCCAGCTGCCGTTCGACTCCCCGGATCCGGCCGAGGTGGAGCGCATGCACCTCGAGGCGGCGCCGCCGCGGCCGAGCGCGCTCGCGCCGGTGCCGCCGGCCTTCGACGCGGTGGTGGCGCGCTGCCTGGAGAAGGATCGGGAGCGGCGCTGGCCCTCCGCGATGGCCGTCGCCGAGGCGGCCCGGGCGGCCCTGGGCGACGCGCCGGCGAGCGCGCTGCAGACCGCGCCCGCGGTGGCCGTCCACGTCGGGGTGAAGCCGCGCGGCAGCGCCGACATGGAGTCGCTCACCGCGCAGGCCGACGTGGGCGACGCCGCCGAGGCGGCGCTCCGCGAGGCGGGCTACGCGCTCACGCTCGGCACGGCGGGCAGCGTGCTGGGGGTCCGCTTGCTCCCCGCCGAGCCCGAGGCCGCGAGCGCCGCGCGGACCGAGGCGGTGGCGTGGGCCTGCGCCCTCGCGGCCGGGCTGACGCGCCCAGCCCTCGCGGTCATGGTATGCGTGCACGCCGCCGACGCGGCGGTGCGCGCGGGCGCGGCGGGCCCCGAGGTCGTCGGGGGGCCCATCTGCGAGCTCGACCGCTGGCTGCCGGAGGGCGGCGCGGGCTTCGTGGCGACGCCCGCGGCCCTCGCCGGCCGGCCCGGCTAG
- the tdh gene encoding L-threonine 3-dehydrogenase has protein sequence MKALAKTERREGIWMVRDAPEPEVGVHDVLIRIRESAICGTDVHIYNWDAWSQRTIPVPMIVGHEYVGVVERVGAEVTAFKPGDRVSGEGHLTCGFCRNCRAGRRHLCRHSVGVGVHRPGSFAELLSLPSVNVYRIPDDVPDDIAAIFDPYGNAVHTALSFDLVGEDVLITGAGPIGAMAAAVARHVGARHVVVTDVNDYRLGLAAKLGATRTVNVGKEDLKTVMADLGMTEGFDVGLEMSGNGSAFRQLLEVMNHGGKVALLGIMAGQEAIDWSQVVFKGLFLKGIYGREMFETWYKMVAMLQTGLHLSPVVTHRFPIDRFQEAFDVMRSGRSGKVILDWNAT, from the coding sequence ATGAAGGCCCTGGCGAAGACGGAGCGGCGGGAGGGGATCTGGATGGTGCGGGACGCGCCGGAGCCCGAGGTGGGCGTCCACGACGTCCTCATCCGGATCCGCGAGAGCGCGATCTGCGGCACCGACGTGCACATCTACAACTGGGACGCGTGGAGCCAGCGCACCATCCCGGTGCCGATGATCGTCGGCCACGAGTACGTCGGGGTGGTGGAGCGCGTCGGCGCGGAGGTCACGGCCTTCAAGCCCGGCGACCGGGTGAGCGGCGAGGGGCACCTCACCTGCGGCTTCTGCCGCAACTGCCGCGCCGGCCGGCGCCACCTGTGCCGGCACTCGGTCGGCGTCGGCGTCCACCGGCCCGGCTCGTTCGCGGAGCTGCTCTCGCTGCCCTCGGTCAACGTCTACCGGATCCCGGACGACGTCCCCGACGACATCGCGGCCATCTTCGACCCGTACGGCAACGCGGTGCACACGGCGCTCTCCTTCGACCTGGTCGGCGAGGACGTGCTCATCACCGGCGCCGGCCCCATCGGCGCCATGGCCGCCGCCGTGGCGCGGCACGTCGGCGCCCGCCACGTCGTGGTGACCGACGTGAACGACTACCGGCTCGGGCTCGCCGCGAAGCTCGGCGCCACCCGCACCGTCAACGTCGGCAAGGAGGACCTCAAGACGGTCATGGCGGACCTCGGCATGACCGAGGGGTTCGACGTCGGCCTGGAGATGAGCGGCAACGGCAGCGCCTTCCGCCAGCTCCTCGAGGTGATGAACCACGGCGGCAAGGTCGCGCTGCTCGGCATCATGGCGGGGCAGGAGGCGATCGACTGGAGCCAGGTGGTGTTCAAGGGGCTCTTCCTGAAGGGCATCTACGGCCGGGAGATGTTCGAGACCTGGTACAAGATGGTCGCCATGCTCCAGACCGGCCTGCACCTCTCACCGGTCGTGACGCACCGGTTCCCCATCGACCGCTTCCAGGAAGCCTTCGACGTGATGCGCAGCGGCCGGTCGGGGAAGGTGATCCTCGACTGGAACGCGACCTGA
- a CDS encoding aminotransferase class V-fold PLP-dependent enzyme, with the protein MPALLPDVDPDGLLEYSVVYTDRALNHMSKRFQRVMCDLSATLKQVYGARSAIVVPGSGTFGMEAVARQFAQGQRCLVLRNGWFSYRWTQIFEVGRIPAEATVLKARRQGTQRQAPFAPAPIDEVTAAIRSQRPDLVFAPHVETASGILLPDAYLRAVAAAVHEVGGLFVLDCVASGALWVDMAATGVDVLVTAPQKGWSGSPCCALVMLGEAARARIDATTSTSFAADLRKWLQIMEAYEAGGHAYHATPPTDGLRKLRDTMFEARDHGFAKLAAAQLELGREVRALLARKGFPSVAAPGFEAPSVVVSYSDDPGVVNGSKFAAAGLQTAGGVPLQCDEGPDFRTFRIGLFGLDKLTHVERTVRLLEDALKKIA; encoded by the coding sequence ATGCCTGCCCTGCTGCCCGACGTCGATCCGGACGGTCTGCTCGAGTACTCGGTCGTCTACACCGACCGTGCGCTGAACCACATGTCGAAGCGGTTCCAGCGCGTCATGTGCGACCTGTCGGCGACTCTGAAGCAGGTCTACGGCGCGCGCTCCGCCATCGTGGTGCCGGGCAGCGGCACCTTCGGCATGGAGGCGGTGGCGCGCCAGTTCGCCCAGGGCCAGCGGTGCCTCGTCCTCCGCAACGGCTGGTTCAGCTACCGCTGGACGCAGATCTTCGAGGTGGGCCGCATCCCGGCCGAGGCGACGGTGCTGAAGGCGCGCCGCCAGGGCACGCAACGCCAGGCGCCCTTCGCCCCGGCGCCCATCGACGAGGTCACGGCGGCGATCCGCAGCCAGCGCCCCGACCTGGTGTTCGCGCCGCACGTCGAGACGGCCTCCGGGATCCTGCTCCCGGACGCCTACCTGCGCGCCGTCGCGGCGGCGGTGCACGAGGTGGGTGGGCTGTTCGTGCTCGACTGCGTCGCCTCCGGCGCGCTGTGGGTCGACATGGCCGCCACCGGCGTCGACGTGCTCGTCACCGCCCCGCAGAAGGGCTGGAGCGGCTCACCCTGCTGCGCGCTCGTGATGCTGGGCGAGGCGGCCCGCGCCCGCATCGACGCCACCACCAGCACGAGCTTCGCCGCCGACCTGCGCAAGTGGCTGCAGATCATGGAGGCGTACGAGGCCGGCGGCCACGCCTACCACGCGACGCCCCCGACCGACGGCCTGCGGAAGCTGCGCGACACGATGTTCGAGGCGCGCGACCACGGCTTCGCGAAGCTCGCGGCGGCGCAGCTCGAGCTCGGCCGCGAGGTGCGCGCGCTGCTCGCCAGGAAGGGCTTCCCCAGCGTCGCCGCGCCCGGCTTCGAGGCGCCGAGCGTGGTCGTGAGCTACAGCGACGACCCGGGCGTCGTCAACGGCAGCAAGTTCGCCGCCGCGGGCCTGCAGACCGCCGGCGGCGTGCCGCTCCAGTGCGACGAGGGCCCGGACTTCCGCACCTTCCGCATCGGCCTGTTCGGGCTCGACAAGCTGACGCACGTCGAGCGGACGGTGCGCCTGCTCGAGGACGCGCTGAAGAAGATCGCCTGA
- a CDS encoding PfkB family carbohydrate kinase has product MSPLAQAPGAGAPTVLLAGHVTLDRHGSGFVPGGAATYCALAYAGLGARVRVLSAAGPEFPAGALGRAEVAFAPAPRTTTFANAYGPDGLRSQRVLAAAPPLDPARLPPAWRAADLLHLAPILAEVELAAFRRAVQARFSGLGVQGWVRRLEPDGSVSQPRWDPAPEELAGIDAAVLGEDDVPGQGDLVGRLARHVPVVAFTHGRRGCEVIARGRTWRVGVHPAREVDPTGAGDVFSAGFFLALAGGAEPADAARLGAAAASICVEGVGPSALGRIGEARARAAAVPAQLAP; this is encoded by the coding sequence GTGAGCCCGCTCGCGCAGGCGCCCGGGGCGGGAGCGCCCACCGTCCTCCTCGCCGGCCACGTGACGCTCGACCGCCACGGGAGCGGGTTCGTGCCCGGCGGCGCGGCGACCTACTGCGCGCTCGCCTACGCGGGGCTCGGCGCGCGGGTGCGCGTCCTGAGCGCGGCCGGGCCCGAGTTCCCGGCGGGCGCCCTCGGGCGCGCGGAGGTGGCGTTCGCGCCGGCGCCGCGCACCACCACCTTCGCGAACGCCTATGGCCCCGACGGGCTCCGCTCGCAGCGCGTGCTCGCGGCCGCGCCGCCGCTCGACCCGGCGCGCCTCCCCCCGGCCTGGCGAGCCGCCGACCTCCTGCACCTCGCCCCCATCCTCGCGGAGGTGGAGCTGGCCGCGTTCCGCCGCGCCGTGCAGGCCCGCTTCTCCGGTCTGGGCGTGCAGGGCTGGGTGCGGCGGCTCGAGCCGGACGGGAGCGTCTCGCAGCCGCGCTGGGACCCGGCCCCCGAGGAGCTCGCCGGGATCGACGCGGCCGTCCTGGGCGAGGACGACGTCCCGGGGCAGGGCGATCTCGTCGGCCGGCTCGCCCGCCACGTCCCGGTGGTCGCCTTCACGCACGGCCGGCGCGGCTGCGAGGTGATCGCGCGCGGCCGCACGTGGAGGGTCGGGGTCCATCCGGCGCGCGAGGTCGATCCCACCGGCGCGGGCGACGTGTTCTCGGCGGGCTTCTTCCTCGCGCTGGCCGGCGGGGCGGAGCCGGCGGACGCGGCCCGGCTCGGCGCCGCGGCGGCGTCCATCTGCGTCGAGGGCGTGGGGCCGTCGGCGCTGGGGCGCATCGGCGAGGCGCGGGCGCGGGCGGCGGCGGTCCCGGCGCAGCTCGCCCCGTGA
- a CDS encoding Hsp70 family protein, whose amino-acid sequence MSDLPTLYAIDFGTSNSLLAAANARRVFDPVPLDPSAPDPTILRSILCFPDAGGAFVGSDALRQFIEHGAEARLLRSIKHYLGSRSFRGTVIRGRQLTAEQLVGSLLRNMRQRADAFFGTEVRRALLGRPVHFDGGDDAFAEGRLRKAAELAGFEEVHFLPEPIAAARAFGAAADRDEVALIGDFGGGTSDFTVLRVGPRALERADVLAVGGVAVAGDALDASLMRTRVSKHFGAEVQYRAPFGSNVLRMPHGVMQHLCSPAHLSMLQRRDIASFLADVRRWSVSDEDRRRLDQLTTLVDDTQGFQLFEAIERAKRELSSAPRAEIAFSYPGIEVREPVTRPGFEDASRREVDAIARCLEDTVRSAGVAPGDIGVVCCTGGTAKVPRIAAEVRRLLPAARLEQFKGFHSVVEGLAREAQAVERGGAAP is encoded by the coding sequence ATGTCCGACCTCCCGACCCTCTACGCGATCGACTTCGGCACCAGCAACTCGCTGCTCGCCGCGGCGAACGCCCGCCGGGTGTTCGATCCGGTGCCGCTCGACCCGTCGGCCCCGGATCCCACCATCCTCCGGAGCATCCTCTGCTTCCCCGACGCGGGGGGCGCGTTCGTGGGCTCCGACGCCCTGCGGCAGTTCATCGAGCACGGCGCGGAGGCGCGCCTGCTGCGCTCCATCAAGCACTACCTGGGGTCCCGGTCGTTCCGCGGCACGGTCATCCGCGGGCGCCAGCTGACGGCGGAGCAGCTCGTCGGGTCGCTGCTCCGCAACATGCGGCAGCGCGCCGACGCCTTCTTCGGGACCGAGGTCCGGCGCGCCCTGCTGGGCCGGCCGGTCCACTTCGACGGCGGGGACGACGCCTTCGCGGAGGGGCGGCTCCGCAAGGCGGCCGAGCTCGCCGGCTTCGAGGAGGTGCACTTCCTGCCGGAGCCCATCGCGGCGGCGCGGGCCTTCGGCGCGGCGGCCGATCGCGACGAGGTGGCGCTCATCGGCGACTTCGGCGGCGGCACCTCCGACTTCACGGTGCTCCGCGTCGGCCCGCGCGCGCTCGAGCGGGCCGACGTGCTCGCGGTGGGCGGCGTGGCGGTGGCGGGGGACGCGCTCGACGCCTCGCTCATGCGCACCCGCGTCAGCAAGCACTTCGGCGCGGAGGTCCAGTACCGGGCGCCGTTCGGGAGCAACGTGCTGCGGATGCCGCACGGGGTGATGCAGCACCTCTGCTCCCCGGCGCACCTGTCGATGCTGCAGCGGCGGGACATCGCCAGCTTCCTCGCCGACGTCCGCCGCTGGTCGGTCTCCGACGAGGACCGCCGCCGGCTGGACCAGCTCACCACCCTCGTGGACGACACCCAGGGGTTCCAGCTCTTCGAGGCCATCGAGCGCGCCAAGCGCGAGCTCTCGTCGGCGCCGCGCGCCGAGATCGCCTTCTCGTACCCGGGCATCGAGGTGCGGGAGCCGGTCACGCGCCCCGGCTTCGAGGACGCGAGCCGGCGCGAGGTGGACGCCATCGCCCGCTGCCTGGAGGACACGGTCCGGAGCGCCGGCGTCGCGCCCGGCGACATCGGCGTGGTCTGCTGCACGGGGGGCACCGCGAAGGTGCCGCGGATCGCCGCCGAGGTCCGGCGGCTCCTGCCGGCGGCCCGGCTGGAGCAGTTCAAGGGCTTCCACTCGGTGGTGGAGGGGCTCGCCCGCGAGGCCCAGGCGGTCGAGCGGGGAGGGGCGGCGCCGTGA
- a CDS encoding YbhB/YbcL family Raf kinase inhibitor-like protein produces the protein MTFSLQSPAFQQGREIPSVHTCEGEDASPPLAWSGAPAGTKSLALIVDDPDAPDPKAPKMTWVHWVLYGLPATSTGLPGAVASKELPAGTREGVNDWKRTGYGGPCPPIGRHRYFFKLYALDTVLPDLGSPTKPKLEQAMEGHVLAKAELMGTYQKQR, from the coding sequence ATGACCTTCTCGCTGCAGTCTCCGGCGTTCCAGCAAGGGCGCGAGATCCCCTCCGTCCATACCTGCGAGGGCGAGGACGCCTCTCCGCCGCTCGCCTGGTCCGGCGCGCCCGCCGGCACGAAGAGCCTCGCCCTCATCGTCGACGATCCGGACGCGCCCGATCCGAAGGCGCCGAAGATGACCTGGGTCCACTGGGTGCTCTACGGCCTCCCCGCCACCTCGACCGGCCTGCCGGGCGCGGTGGCGTCGAAGGAGCTGCCCGCCGGGACGCGGGAGGGCGTGAACGACTGGAAGCGCACCGGCTACGGCGGCCCCTGCCCGCCCATCGGCCGGCACCGCTACTTCTTCAAGCTGTACGCGCTCGACACCGTCCTCCCGGACCTCGGCTCGCCGACGAAGCCGAAGCTCGAGCAGGCGATGGAGGGCCACGTGCTGGCGAAGGCCGAGCTCATGGGGACGTACCAGAAGCAGCGGTGA
- a CDS encoding PaaI family thioesterase codes for MSAFQPADPRFDARVRASFARQAMMATLGATLERVAPGEVDLRLPFRADLTQQHGFLHAGAMTAVADSACGYAALTLMPADAAVLTVEFKVNLLAPGKGESFVARGRVLKAGRTLTTCAGDVFASAGSEERLVLTMLATMMAVRDRAGLAD; via the coding sequence ATGAGCGCGTTCCAGCCCGCCGACCCGCGGTTCGACGCCCGCGTCCGGGCCAGCTTCGCGCGCCAGGCGATGATGGCGACGCTCGGGGCGACGCTGGAGCGCGTGGCGCCGGGCGAGGTGGACCTCCGCCTGCCCTTCCGCGCCGACCTGACGCAGCAGCACGGGTTCCTGCACGCCGGGGCGATGACCGCGGTCGCCGACAGCGCCTGCGGCTACGCGGCGCTCACCCTGATGCCGGCGGACGCCGCGGTGCTCACCGTCGAGTTCAAGGTGAACCTGCTCGCGCCAGGGAAAGGCGAGAGCTTCGTGGCGCGGGGGCGCGTGCTCAAGGCGGGGCGCACGCTGACGACCTGCGCCGGCGACGTGTTCGCCAGCGCGGGCAGCGAGGAGCGGCTCGTCCTCACCATGCTCGCGACGATGATGGCGGTGCGGGACCGTGCCGGCTTGGCGGACTAG
- a CDS encoding ATP-binding cassette domain-containing protein: protein MPRLRLERLTFAYADAAPILDGADLTLDPGYTGLVGENGAGKSTLLALVAGALEPSSGAVRVEPGGARVVLCPQRVDDPGPDALALAAREDGEARRLRDALHLEPADLARWATCSPGERKRWQLGAALAAGPDVLLLDEPTNHVDEAARALLLDALRRFRGLGVVVSHDRALLEALTSTTLRLHRGEARLYRGAYGVARAAWEAETAAAWDARAAAQDARRRAERRLDDARRARAAAERSRSGRGRDPRDRDARGMPAKNLAGWAEDRLGRQVGVLRREAARAAEAVPVAAVEKAIGRSVFAGFERAPRPWPLALARPLLQVDGRPLLRGVEVRLGRADRVRLAGPNGAGKTTLLVALLEASALPPEKVLVLPQELAPGEARRALEAVRRLPPEVRGRVLSIVAALGSDPERLLASLEPSPGEARKLLLALGLGRHAWALVLDEPTNHLDLPTVERLEATLAAYPGALLLVTHDDAFAARCTTSTWRIVSGRVER from the coding sequence ATGCCACGCCTCCGCCTCGAGCGGCTCACGTTCGCGTACGCGGACGCCGCTCCCATCCTCGACGGCGCCGACCTCACCCTGGACCCGGGCTACACCGGCCTCGTGGGCGAGAACGGCGCCGGGAAGTCCACCCTCCTCGCACTCGTCGCCGGCGCGCTCGAGCCGAGCTCGGGCGCGGTGCGCGTCGAGCCCGGCGGAGCGCGCGTGGTGCTCTGCCCGCAGCGCGTGGACGACCCGGGCCCCGACGCGCTCGCCCTCGCCGCCCGCGAGGATGGCGAGGCGCGGCGCCTCCGCGACGCGCTCCACCTCGAGCCGGCCGACCTCGCGCGCTGGGCGACCTGCTCCCCGGGCGAGCGCAAGCGCTGGCAGCTCGGGGCGGCGCTCGCGGCCGGCCCCGACGTGCTCCTGCTCGACGAGCCGACGAACCACGTCGACGAGGCCGCGCGCGCCCTGCTCCTCGACGCGCTCCGGCGGTTTCGCGGGCTGGGCGTGGTCGTGTCGCACGACCGCGCGCTGCTCGAGGCGCTCACCTCGACCACGCTCCGCCTCCACCGCGGCGAGGCGCGCCTGTACCGGGGCGCGTACGGCGTCGCGCGCGCGGCGTGGGAGGCCGAGACGGCCGCGGCCTGGGACGCGCGCGCCGCGGCGCAGGACGCCCGGCGCCGGGCCGAGCGCCGCCTCGACGACGCGCGTCGGGCGCGGGCGGCCGCGGAGCGCTCGCGCAGCGGACGCGGGCGAGACCCCAGGGATCGGGACGCGCGCGGGATGCCCGCCAAGAACCTCGCCGGCTGGGCCGAGGATCGCCTGGGGCGGCAAGTCGGCGTGCTCCGGCGCGAGGCGGCGCGCGCCGCGGAGGCGGTGCCGGTCGCCGCGGTCGAGAAGGCGATCGGGCGCTCGGTGTTCGCGGGGTTCGAGCGCGCGCCGCGTCCCTGGCCCCTCGCGCTGGCGCGCCCGCTCCTCCAGGTGGACGGCCGGCCCCTGCTCCGCGGCGTCGAGGTCCGGCTCGGCCGCGCCGATCGCGTGCGGCTCGCCGGGCCGAACGGCGCCGGCAAGACGACGCTCCTCGTCGCGCTGCTCGAGGCCTCCGCGCTCCCGCCGGAGAAGGTGCTGGTCCTGCCGCAGGAGCTCGCCCCCGGGGAGGCGCGGCGCGCGCTCGAGGCGGTGCGCCGCCTGCCGCCCGAGGTGCGGGGGCGGGTGCTCTCGATCGTCGCCGCGCTCGGGAGCGACCCCGAGCGGCTCCTCGCCAGCCTGGAGCCGTCTCCCGGCGAGGCCCGGAAGCTCCTGCTCGCGCTCGGCCTCGGCCGGCATGCGTGGGCGCTCGTGCTCGACGAGCCCACGAACCACCTCGACCTGCCGACCGTCGAGCGGCTGGAGGCGACGCTCGCGGCCTACCCGGGCGCGCTCCTGCTCGTCACGCACGACGACGCCTTCGCGGCGCGGTGCACGACGTCGACGTGGCGCATCGTGTCGGGGCGCGTCGAGCGGTGA
- a CDS encoding hybrid sensor histidine kinase/response regulator yields MGEPESGVNPCSNAPSARAEDSLRASEERLRLALDAASEVVWDWNVLEDEIYQSARWAELLGYSPEQTPTSMSQLAGFIHPEEMPIVQRQVSNAIGGVTDTITFEHRVRAASGEWRWMLARARVVERDVAGAGVRIVGTCSDITAQKQAEETLRELDRRREQFLAVLSHELRNPLAAARNALFVMEGAPAGSAQASSARGIVQRQLGQLTRLVEDLLDASRITRAKIRLQQARLDLVELARRSVEENRFAFAAKGIELRVALPPGPVWVDCDATRIVQVLGNLLQNAAKFTQRGHALLTVEVDGAAREAVIRVRDTGVGIAPELRSRLFRPFEQGDGTLDRRGAGLGLGLALVKGLVELHGGTVEARSEGPGKGAELIVRLPLQAAPRAAEPGPPPPEAWRRLRIVAVEDDEDAAVVLGQMLEILGHHADLARTGAEALELVRTVRPDAVLCDIGLPGMSGYDVARRIREDPEIRHIPLVALTGYASPADVQQAAEAGFDRHLAKPTLPDELSRVLATVSRAAPTTRAPRRELTAGP; encoded by the coding sequence ATGGGGGAGCCTGAATCTGGCGTGAACCCGTGCTCGAACGCTCCGAGCGCCCGGGCGGAGGACTCGCTCAGGGCGTCGGAGGAGCGCCTGCGGCTCGCCCTGGACGCCGCGAGCGAGGTGGTCTGGGACTGGAACGTCCTGGAGGACGAGATCTACCAGAGCGCGCGATGGGCGGAGCTTCTCGGGTACTCGCCCGAGCAGACACCGACCAGCATGTCGCAGCTCGCGGGCTTCATTCACCCCGAGGAGATGCCGATCGTGCAGCGGCAGGTCTCGAACGCGATCGGCGGAGTCACCGACACCATCACCTTCGAGCATCGGGTCCGCGCCGCATCGGGAGAGTGGAGGTGGATGCTCGCCCGGGCACGCGTCGTCGAGCGCGACGTGGCGGGCGCCGGGGTCCGCATCGTCGGCACGTGCTCGGACATCACCGCCCAGAAGCAGGCGGAGGAGACGCTGCGGGAGCTGGACCGCCGTCGGGAGCAGTTCCTGGCGGTGCTCTCGCACGAGCTGCGCAACCCGCTCGCCGCGGCGCGCAACGCCTTGTTCGTCATGGAGGGGGCCCCCGCCGGGAGTGCGCAGGCTTCCTCCGCTCGAGGCATCGTCCAGCGTCAGCTCGGCCAGCTCACGCGCCTGGTCGAAGATCTCCTCGACGCCAGCCGCATCACGCGCGCCAAGATCCGGCTGCAGCAGGCCAGGCTCGACCTCGTCGAGCTGGCGCGCCGCTCGGTGGAGGAGAACCGGTTCGCGTTCGCGGCGAAGGGAATCGAGCTGCGGGTCGCGCTCCCGCCCGGCCCGGTGTGGGTCGACTGCGACGCGACGCGCATCGTCCAGGTGCTCGGGAACCTCCTCCAGAACGCCGCCAAGTTCACGCAGCGCGGGCACGCCCTGCTCACCGTCGAGGTCGATGGCGCAGCGCGTGAGGCGGTGATTCGCGTCCGGGACACGGGGGTCGGGATCGCGCCCGAGCTGCGGAGCCGGCTGTTCCGACCGTTCGAGCAGGGAGATGGGACGCTCGATCGGAGAGGGGCCGGGCTCGGTCTCGGCCTGGCGCTGGTGAAGGGGCTCGTCGAGCTGCACGGCGGCACGGTCGAGGCCCGCAGCGAGGGGCCGGGGAAAGGGGCCGAGCTGATCGTTCGGCTCCCGCTGCAGGCGGCCCCGCGCGCGGCCGAGCCGGGGCCACCGCCGCCGGAGGCGTGGCGCCGGCTGAGGATCGTCGCCGTGGAAGACGACGAAGACGCCGCGGTGGTCCTCGGCCAGATGCTGGAGATCCTCGGGCACCACGCCGATCTCGCGCGCACCGGCGCGGAGGCGCTGGAGCTGGTCCGCACGGTGCGCCCGGACGCGGTCCTCTGCGACATCGGCCTGCCGGGCATGAGCGGGTACGACGTCGCTCGCAGGATCCGAGAGGATCCCGAGATCAGGCACATCCCGCTCGTCGCGCTGACCGGGTACGCCTCACCGGCCGACGTCCAGCAGGCGGCCGAGGCGGGGTTCGATCGCCACCTCGCGAAGCCGACGCTGCCGGATGAGCTGTCCCGCGTGCTCGCCACGGTCTCGCGCGCGGCCCCCACGACGCGGGCTCCACGGCGAGAGCTCACGGCTGGCCCCTGA
- a CDS encoding universal stress protein has translation MPEWSKVCCALDLSDSSGVIVGKAASLVRRLQGALTLLHVYEAHAPSPDLLLERYEHAAPEIEQKLAAHQREAERVIGGPVRTVILTEGPPAAAIVRFAREGSFDLVVTGTHADKGLARVLLGSVAQRVVREAPCPVMVVRQAGALQG, from the coding sequence ATGCCTGAATGGAGCAAGGTCTGCTGTGCGCTCGACCTCTCGGACTCGTCGGGCGTCATCGTAGGGAAAGCAGCATCCCTCGTGCGGCGGCTCCAGGGCGCGCTGACATTGCTCCACGTTTACGAGGCGCACGCACCGTCCCCCGACCTCTTGCTGGAGAGATACGAGCACGCGGCGCCGGAGATCGAGCAGAAGCTGGCCGCCCATCAGCGTGAAGCCGAGCGCGTCATCGGCGGCCCGGTGCGCACCGTGATCCTGACCGAGGGTCCGCCCGCGGCGGCGATCGTGCGGTTCGCCCGCGAAGGATCGTTCGATCTCGTGGTGACCGGGACCCACGCCGACAAGGGCCTCGCTCGCGTCCTCCTCGGCTCTGTCGCCCAGCGGGTGGTCCGCGAAGCGCCGTGTCCCGTCATGGTCGTGCGACAAGCCGGCGCGCTCCAGGGCTGA
- a CDS encoding universal stress protein, which translates to MPEWKNICCAVDFSDSSRVAMDYAAEIARRYEASLTLVHVHDATRASGADMTLRHRQQLLEAWRREAEFLAGRPVAGRMLEGHPAETILRFASEGSSELIVIGTHGRGGLKRLVLGSVAEHVVHRADCPVLVSRHFHRPT; encoded by the coding sequence ATGCCCGAGTGGAAGAACATCTGCTGCGCGGTGGACTTCTCGGACTCGTCGCGCGTCGCCATGGACTACGCGGCCGAGATCGCGCGGCGGTACGAGGCGAGCCTCACGCTCGTTCACGTGCACGATGCGACGCGGGCTTCGGGCGCCGACATGACCCTGCGTCACCGCCAGCAGCTGCTGGAGGCATGGCGGCGCGAGGCCGAGTTCCTGGCCGGACGTCCGGTCGCGGGCAGGATGCTGGAAGGTCATCCAGCCGAGACGATCCTGCGGTTCGCCAGCGAGGGCTCCTCCGAGCTCATCGTCATCGGGACGCACGGTCGCGGCGGCTTGAAGCGCCTCGTGCTCGGCTCGGTCGCGGAGCACGTCGTGCACCGCGCCGACTGCCCCGTGCTCGTCTCGCGCCACTTCCATCGGCCGACGTGA